A stretch of the Aegilops tauschii subsp. strangulata cultivar AL8/78 chromosome 4, Aet v6.0, whole genome shotgun sequence genome encodes the following:
- the LOC109782895 gene encoding uncharacterized protein: MFPVTGSPKCVAFRSKHTRKYLGSVHVGSEESAVGGGRFFEELSDGADDVDVLASPYTRFYLEPSKEHDGLLHVRCCHNNKYWVAKHGGEGSGHWIIGIVNEPNDDLSKPSCTLFEPVPLTDGDNNLSIRFFRPQQTTSSESEMVMEKETAEEAYLRLGTGGHEKTVDQVKSLHDFSAIDLSKQLVLPKYVAFKGDNDMYLRARIIQKYNYLEFSSSDIADSTVVNTIFPNYANGNVRIKSNHFNRFWRLSPNWIWADSADSSSRDRDTLFRVVMLPDYIGLQNLGNSRYCKRLTADRKTSCLNAAVDTITLEARLRVEEAVLSREIYGVEFKLSEARIYGEKPITFPSMTSTNDTNEPHAKTLTLKYEETQAKTWSSTVSLKIGVTAKLRAGIPVIAEGKVEVSTEFNSEYEWGSSVHTTASQEASYHAVVPPMTKVTVRAAVTQGSVDVPFSYTQRDILTTGEVVTYKMDDGLFTGMNNYNFQFEATQEPI, encoded by the exons ATGTTTCCAGTGACGGGTTCGCCGAAATGCGTTGCTTTCCGATCAAAGCATACCCGCAAGTACCTTGGTAGCGTGCATGTAGGGAGCGAGGAGAGCGCCGTCGGCGGAGGCAGGTTCTTCGAGGAGCTGAGCGACGGCGCCGACGACGTCGATGTCCTTGCAAGCCCGTACACTAGATTCTACCTGGAGCCATCCAAGGAGCACGACGGGCTCCTGCACGTCAGGTGCTGCCACAACAACAAGTACTGGGTGGCCAAACATGGCGGTGAAGGCAGCGGCCACTGGATCATTGGCATCGTCAATGAACCGAACGACGACCTGTCCAAGCCGTCATGCACGCTTTTTGAGCCCGTCCCTCTCACGGACGGGGACAATAATCTATCCATCAG GTTCTTCCGTCCCCAGCAGACAACCAGCTCTGAATCTGAGATGGTCATGGAAAAGGAGACAGCAGAAGAAGCCTACTTGCGTCTGGGAACCGGAGGGCATGAAAAAACAGTTGATCAAGTGAAATCTCTTCATGACTTCTCCGCCATTGATCTGTCGAAGCAATTGGTACTGCCCAAATATGTTGCTTTTAAAGGCGACAATGACATGTACCTCCGGGCAAGGATCATCCAGAAATACAATTACCTGGAATTCTCATCATCTGATATTGCAgattcaactgtggtcaacactATTTTCCCCAACTACGCTAATGGAAACGTGCGCATAAAATCTAACCACTTCAACAGGTTTTGGAGGCTCAGCCCCAACTGGATCTGGGCTGACTCCGCCGACAGCAGCAGCAGAGACCGTGACACACTCTTCAGGGTGGTCATGTTGCCTGACTACATCGGTCTCCAGAACCTGGGAAACTCCAGGTACTGCAAGAGGCTAACTGCCGACAGAAAGACAAGCTGCCTTAACGCCGCCGTCGATACCATCACACTGGAAGCAAGGTTACGGGTGGAAGAAGCCGTACTTTCACGAGAGATCTATGGCGTGGAGTTCAAGCTCTCCGAAGCTAGGATCTACGGCGAGAAGCCTATTACCTTTCCCAGCATGACTTCAACCAATGACACCAACGAACCACATGCCAAGACCCTGACCCTGAAATACGAGGAGACGCAGGCCAAGACCTGGAGCTCGACTGTTAGCCTCAAGATTGGTGTCACGGCCAAGTTAAGAGCTGGGATCCCAGTCATAGCAGAAGGGAAGGTTGAGGTATCCACTGAATTCAATTCAGAATACGAGTGGGGATCATCCGTTCATACAACGGCCTCACAAGAGGCCTCCTACCATGCTGTGGTGCCTCCGATGACCAAGGTGACAGTCAGAGCGGCTGTGACACAGGGTTCTGTTGACGTCCCGTTCTCCTACACTCAGAGGGACATTCTGACCACAGGAGAGGTTGTTACCTACAAGATGGATGATGGTCTGTTCACTGGTATGAACAACTATAATTTCCAATTTGAAGCCACACAAGAGCCCATTTGA